A single Haloglycomyces albus DSM 45210 DNA region contains:
- a CDS encoding catalase yields MSDDPKTTLTSGIEVASDENSLSVGRDGPLLLHDVHLVEKLAQFNRERVPERVVHAKGGGAYGAFEVTNDVSDFTSACVFQPGARTPMLARFSSVAGELGSPDTWRDPRGFALRFFTDEGNYDMVGNNTPVFFMRDPTKFPDFIRSQKRHPVTHLRDHDMQWDYWSLSPESAHQVTWLMGDRGLPASWRHMDGFSSHTYMWINAAGRRFWVKYHFRTDQGNDFLPQDEADRLAGVDADYYLRDLYTAISQRECPSWTLSVQVMPFEDAADYRFNPFDLTKVWPHADYPLIEVGRMRLDSVPENYHVHIEQAAFSPSNFISGIGPSPDKMLLSRMFAYADTHRYRVGVNAGELPPNRPASVVRSYAKDGAMRQVPANVGAVYHPNSYGGPSAGGQERTAEATWTVEEADLVFHAYSKRRDDDDFSQAGTLVREVMDDAARDRLVSNVAGHLSQDVSEPVLQRSLEYWRSIDATVADRVAQRLSEA; encoded by the coding sequence ATGAGTGACGACCCGAAGACGACATTGACGTCAGGCATTGAAGTCGCCAGCGACGAGAACTCGTTGAGTGTGGGCCGTGACGGCCCACTCCTGTTGCACGACGTACATCTGGTGGAAAAACTCGCACAGTTCAATCGCGAGCGCGTTCCGGAGCGGGTGGTGCATGCGAAGGGTGGTGGGGCGTATGGTGCGTTTGAAGTGACCAATGACGTCAGTGATTTCACGTCGGCGTGTGTTTTTCAGCCGGGGGCGCGGACTCCTATGTTGGCGCGGTTTTCGTCGGTGGCCGGGGAGTTGGGGAGTCCGGATACGTGGCGTGATCCGCGTGGTTTTGCTTTGCGGTTTTTTACCGATGAAGGTAATTACGACATGGTGGGTAATAATACCCCGGTGTTTTTCATGCGGGATCCGACGAAGTTCCCTGATTTTATTCGGTCGCAGAAGCGGCATCCGGTGACTCATTTGCGTGATCATGATATGCAGTGGGATTATTGGTCTTTGTCGCCTGAGTCGGCGCATCAGGTGACGTGGTTGATGGGGGATCGTGGGCTTCCGGCGTCGTGGCGGCATATGGACGGGTTTTCGTCGCATACGTATATGTGGATCAATGCGGCGGGGCGGCGGTTTTGGGTGAAGTATCATTTCCGCACCGATCAGGGTAATGATTTCTTGCCGCAGGATGAGGCGGATCGTTTGGCGGGGGTGGACGCGGATTATTATCTGCGTGATCTGTATACGGCGATTTCGCAGCGGGAGTGTCCTTCTTGGACTTTGTCGGTGCAGGTGATGCCGTTTGAGGATGCGGCGGATTATCGGTTTAATCCGTTTGATTTGACGAAGGTGTGGCCGCATGCCGATTATCCGTTGATCGAGGTGGGTCGGATGCGGTTGGATTCGGTTCCGGAGAATTATCATGTTCACATTGAGCAGGCGGCGTTTTCTCCGTCGAACTTTATTTCCGGGATTGGTCCGTCTCCGGACAAGATGCTGCTGTCGCGTATGTTCGCTTATGCCGATACGCATCGTTATCGGGTGGGTGTGAACGCGGGTGAGTTGCCGCCGAACCGTCCTGCTTCGGTGGTGCGGTCGTATGCGAAGGATGGCGCGATGCGGCAGGTCCCGGCGAACGTGGGGGCGGTGTATCACCCGAATTCGTATGGTGGCCCGTCGGCCGGTGGGCAGGAGAGGACGGCTGAGGCGACGTGGACGGTGGAGGAGGCGGATTTGGTGTTTCATGCCTATTCCAAGCGTCGCGATGACGATGATTTCTCGCAGGCGGGCACGTTGGTGCGGGAGGTTATGGATGATGCCGCTCGTGACCGGTTGGTGTCGAATGTGGCGGGGCATTTGTCGCAGGACGTGTCCGAGCCGGTATTGCAGCGTTCGTTGGAGTATTGGCGTTCGATTGATGCGACGGTGGCTGATCGGGTGGCGCAGCGGCTGTCGGAGGCGTAG
- a CDS encoding terpene synthase family protein, which translates to MSQAPFTLPSFYTPYPARLNPHLDSARRHSTEWAQQMGMLDAPSTGGGVIWDRAELERHDYGLLCAYTHPDCDEQTLQLITDWYVWVFYFDDHFLDAYKYTHDIEGGRDYLERLETFMPTGSQTMPEVTNPAEAGLADLWQRTAPDMSDDWQQRFITSTHNLMIESLWELSNINDQRVANPIEYVTMRRKVGGAPWSANLVEYANGMALPADVARSRPVEVLRDTFSDAVHLRNDLFSYQREVNDEGECANAVLVFERFFDTDTQRAADITGSLLTSRLHQFDNTALTEVGPTCAAMGAGADAQTAIAAWAKGLQDWQAGGHEWHMRSSRYMKENTTPNPTAQWKTYLDGPRQHATPRPRPVGPVTLPELYMPYGLELNPHLPAARDHNIAWADKMGMLASLPGLPGIWGYDQFDGMDLALCAAGIDPECDGDNLNLSSDWLAWGTYGDDYYPIVFGHSGDLGGAHAQNKRLRLFMPLDDTETPGPLNPLEAGLDDLWRRTTANGNRHQYGEFRDAVITMIDSWVWELHQHRQNRTPDPIDYMEMRRKTFGSDMTMALARMKHGRQVPDEIYQTRPIRELENSAADYACLTNDVYSYRKEIEFEGELLNGVAVCEQFLECPTNEAFGHVAHLMRERMRQFQYIIDHDLPQLYEHHQLNDDARHAIDTYAIELQRWMSAIMNWHKETNRYRDEELPPRPGLVGPTGIGTAALRPFNTAHTAG; encoded by the coding sequence ATGTCGCAGGCACCGTTCACCCTGCCGTCCTTTTACACCCCTTATCCGGCTCGCCTGAACCCACATCTCGACAGCGCACGCCGTCATTCGACCGAATGGGCACAGCAAATGGGGATGCTTGACGCTCCTTCCACCGGCGGAGGCGTCATCTGGGACCGCGCGGAACTCGAACGTCACGATTACGGCCTTCTATGCGCCTACACCCACCCCGACTGCGATGAACAGACCCTCCAACTGATCACCGACTGGTACGTGTGGGTGTTTTACTTCGACGACCACTTCCTCGACGCCTACAAATACACCCATGACATCGAGGGCGGCCGTGACTACCTGGAACGCCTGGAGACGTTCATGCCGACCGGATCGCAGACGATGCCCGAAGTCACCAATCCCGCCGAAGCCGGTCTGGCCGACCTGTGGCAACGTACCGCCCCCGACATGAGCGACGACTGGCAACAACGCTTCATCACCTCAACCCACAACCTCATGATCGAATCACTGTGGGAACTGTCGAACATCAACGATCAACGCGTCGCCAACCCGATCGAATACGTCACCATGCGCCGCAAGGTCGGCGGTGCACCATGGTCGGCCAACCTCGTCGAATACGCCAACGGCATGGCCCTACCGGCCGACGTGGCGCGCTCGCGACCCGTCGAAGTCCTCCGCGACACCTTCTCCGACGCCGTCCACCTGCGCAATGACCTATTCTCCTATCAGAGAGAAGTCAACGACGAAGGTGAATGCGCCAACGCCGTCCTCGTGTTCGAGCGATTCTTCGACACCGACACACAACGGGCCGCCGACATCACCGGTTCTCTCCTCACCAGCCGACTCCACCAATTCGACAACACCGCACTCACCGAGGTCGGACCCACCTGTGCGGCCATGGGAGCCGGAGCGGACGCGCAAACGGCCATCGCCGCCTGGGCCAAAGGGCTCCAAGACTGGCAAGCGGGCGGCCACGAATGGCACATGCGGTCCAGCAGGTACATGAAGGAAAACACCACACCCAACCCCACCGCGCAGTGGAAAACCTACCTCGACGGCCCACGACAACACGCCACGCCACGGCCCCGCCCGGTCGGACCGGTGACCTTGCCCGAGCTGTACATGCCCTACGGGCTCGAACTCAACCCGCACCTGCCCGCCGCGCGCGACCACAACATCGCCTGGGCCGACAAAATGGGAATGCTCGCCAGCCTTCCCGGCCTCCCCGGAATCTGGGGCTACGACCAGTTCGACGGGATGGACCTCGCACTGTGCGCAGCCGGAATCGACCCCGAATGCGACGGCGACAATCTCAACCTGTCGTCCGACTGGCTCGCCTGGGGCACCTACGGCGACGACTACTATCCCATCGTATTCGGACACAGCGGCGACCTCGGCGGCGCACATGCACAGAACAAACGACTACGCCTGTTCATGCCCCTCGACGACACCGAGACTCCCGGCCCACTCAACCCCCTGGAAGCGGGTCTCGACGACCTGTGGCGCCGGACCACCGCCAACGGCAATCGACACCAATACGGAGAATTCCGCGACGCGGTGATCACCATGATCGACAGCTGGGTGTGGGAACTGCATCAACACCGCCAAAACCGCACCCCCGACCCCATCGACTACATGGAAATGCGACGCAAGACCTTCGGATCCGATATGACCATGGCCCTAGCGCGAATGAAACACGGACGTCAGGTACCCGACGAGATCTACCAGACCCGACCGATACGCGAACTGGAGAACTCCGCCGCCGACTATGCCTGCCTGACCAACGACGTGTACTCCTACCGCAAGGAAATCGAATTCGAAGGCGAACTACTCAACGGAGTAGCCGTATGTGAACAGTTCCTCGAATGCCCCACCAACGAGGCCTTCGGCCACGTCGCCCACCTCATGCGCGAACGTATGCGACAGTTCCAATACATCATCGACCACGACCTGCCACAACTGTACGAACACCATCAGCTCAACGACGACGCACGCCACGCCATCGACACCTACGCGATTGAACTACAACGGTGGATGTCAGCGATCATGAACTGGCATAAAGAAACCAACCGCTACCGCGACGAAGAACTACCACCTCGTCCCGGTCTCGTCGGTCCCACCGGCATCGGAACGGCCGCCCTCCGGCCGTTCAACACCGCACACACCGCCGGATAA
- a CDS encoding VOC family protein: MKKIITNLWYDTDALAAAEFYCSLFDDSEIISTSYFGEAGPREAGMVLEVHFRLADQEFVALNGGPGYTYTHAMSLYVNCDDQAEIDRLWEGLLADGGSEIECGWLKDRWGVHWQIIPTVLPELISAPDRDAANRAMKAMLGMKKIDIAALHSAYDGK, translated from the coding sequence ATGAAAAAGATCATCACGAACCTGTGGTATGACACCGACGCCCTCGCGGCGGCCGAATTCTATTGCTCGCTGTTTGACGACTCCGAGATCATCTCAACCAGCTATTTCGGTGAAGCCGGGCCGCGTGAGGCCGGAATGGTGTTGGAGGTGCACTTCCGTCTGGCCGATCAGGAGTTCGTCGCACTCAACGGCGGTCCGGGCTATACCTACACTCACGCGATGAGCCTGTATGTCAACTGCGACGATCAGGCCGAAATCGATCGATTGTGGGAGGGGCTGCTCGCCGACGGCGGTTCTGAGATCGAATGCGGCTGGCTCAAGGACCGTTGGGGTGTGCATTGGCAGATCATTCCCACCGTTCTGCCTGAGCTGATCAGCGCGCCCGACCGAGACGCGGCCAACCGAGCCATGAAGGCGATGCTGGGGATGAAGAAAATCGACATTGCCGCGCTCCACAGCGCC